CGGCGCGGTGATCCTGCGCGGTGCGGCAGCCCTCCTGCTCGGTGCTGTCGTCGGCGCCACGGGCACGGTCATGCACCGCTCCGAGGCCCCCTGGGGCATGGTGCTCGCGCTCGCCCTCGTGCTGTGCGCCGCGATCGCCGCTCGCGCCTGGGACGGGTGGGTCACCTTCGTCGGCTATGCGGGCGGCATGTACTTCATCGTCCAGCTCCTCGCGCAGACCGGTCCGGGCGGCGACGTGCTGGTCCCCGCCGGGGACTCCTTCGGCTGGTGGTGGCTCATCGGCTCAGGGCTGGCGATCGCCGTGGCGGCCTTCGCCCCCCGCCGGCTGTTCAGCGACGCGCCCCGAGAGCGCGGCGCCCGCAGCCGCCGGAACGGGCCGGACACACCGTGACCGACGAGGACTCGGCCGTCACGCCAGTCGATCCCGTCGTCTACCGTGCCGCGATCGGCCGCCTGCCCTCTGGCGTCGGAGTCGTCTCGTTGCGCTGGCGGGGGACGGACCACGCCACCACAGTCAGCTCGCTGGCGTCGGTCTCCCTCGAGCCGCCCATGCTGCTGTTCTGCGTGCACAACGACTCGCGCCTCCGCGACGCCCTCGACGACGTCGACCGGTGGGCGGTGAGCGTCCTCGCCGACACCTCCGGCCCGGTCGCCGACTGGCTCGCGTCCCCCGGGCGGCCGACCGTCGGGCAACTCGCCCGGGTCCCGCACCGCACCGCTCCGCGCTCCGGCGCGGCGTGGATCGACGGAGCCGCCGCCTGGCTCGAGTGCCGCACCGCCGCCATCCACCCGGCCGGCGACCACGACATCGTCGTGGGCACGGTCATCACCGCCGAGCAAGGGGCCGCGGACGCAGGTGGCCTCGTCCACCTGCGCGGGCGCGTCCACGGGGTCCGCTGAGCCCTGCCGCACGCGTGCGGATCCTGCGCAGACACGGTGACGCGCCCACGTTTGGGCCGTGCATACGTGCGCCGCACGTAGAATCTGCCGCTGTATCACCCGCATCACCACGCAGCAGGGGGAGCCACCGATGGGCACGAACGAGCAGGTCGACGAGCATGCGCCAGAAGCCGCCGACACCCCCGTGCCGGACCGGCAGGATCGGGTCGACGGCTCCGGCATAGCGGATGGCGCCACCGGTGGCAGCGCCGACGCCGACGACGTGGCGTCCGCGGCGGGCGCCCTCGCCGTCGACGAGGAGCCCGTTGCCCACGAGCCCTCCGTCGAGGCCGACCTTGACGACGCAGACGCAGCCCCCGCCGTCGACGCCGATGCAGAGCTCGCCGCGTTGGAGGCCGAGCCCGTCGTGGCCGCGGCTGAGCCCGGCGCGGGCCTTGGCGCGATTGAGCCGGTCGAGCCGGTCGAGCCAGTCGAGGCAGACTCCGCGGCGGAGGCAGCGCCCGCGGTCGCCCACGCCGAGCCCGAGGCCGTCGTGGAGCGTGCCGACGCAGAGGAGGCTGTGCCTGACGCGGCGCCCGACGACGCTGCCGACGTGGACCCCGCTGAGGCGGAGGCCGAGGTGGTCGGGGTGCCGGAGGCCGGGGACGACGACGCGGTGGCACTGGACCAGGACGACGCGCCGACGGGCGCCCCCGCCCTCGGCGACACGGACGCGAGCGACGGCGCCGCCGAGGCTGCAGCCAGAACCCAGGACGACGAGCTCGCGCCGGCGACTCCCGAGAGCCCCGCTGCGGCGAGCGCCACGACAGCGTCGGAGCCGACCCCGCCGGCGAGCGGAGCGGCTGTGCCGGCTGCCGCGACTGCCAACGTCGGCGACGCGCCAGACGACCTCCCGGCACGTGAGGGCGGCGCGGCCGGACAGGACGACGCGGCTGGCACTGGCCAGGACGCGGCTGGTGACGCGGCGCCCGTGGCCCGACCCGCGGACGCCGAGCCCTCAGTGGGCGGCGCCTCGCAGCCGGGCGAGGACCGAGCGGCCCCCCGCGCCGTGCCCGCCGTCCCGCACGACGAGCAGCGGGCCGCCGACGGCCACGCGCCTGACGCGCGGCCCGTTGACGAGGACGCCGCTGCGGAGGCGCGACAGGCGAGCGACGGCTTGCCCGTCGCGACGCCGACCTCCGCCGCGCCGACCTCCGCCGCGCCGACCTCCGCCGCGCCGACCTCCGCCGCGCCGACCTCCGCCGCGCCGACCTCCGCCGCGCCGACCTCCGCCGCGCCGACCTCCGCCGCGCCGACCTCCGCCGCGCCGACCTCCGCCGCGCCGACCGGCGGCGGCTCCGCTCCCGTGGCGGGTCCCGTGTCCGATGCCCCGCGGCCGCCCGCCGTGGACGCGCCGACCCAGGTCACGCCCTCTGCTCCAGCGACGCCGGTCGTGGCGGCAGCAGCGGCGGCGGGCGCCACCCAGGTGCTGCCTCCCGCAGCCCCAGCCCCGACGGGCGCCGCCCCGGTGCGCCGTTCTGTCGTGCCGCCCCGCCAGGACATCGAGCCAGCAGCGCCAGCAGCGCCGGCCGCAGCCGGCGGCTGGCAGGGCTGGCCGTCCACGCAGGCGCAGGCCACGCAGGCGCAGGCCACGGAGGCCGGCTCGTCGACCGCCGCCGGTGCGACCGCCGCCGGTGCGGCCGCAGTCGCGGGAACGGCGGCGTCGACCCGTGCCCCCGCACCCTCCGCCCCGTACAGCGCCTCCGCCCAGCCAGCCCTCGCGGCGCCCGAGGCGGCCCCCGGGCCGTCCCGCCCGCAGGCCGCCGGCTCCGCCGCCGCAGCGACCTCCGCGTCTGAGGAGCCGCCGGCCGCCGCCTCGCCGCTCGACCAGTTCGACTCACCGGAGCGGCCGCGGCGGTGGCCGAGGGTGCTGCTCGTGTCGAGCTTGGTCGCCGTGGTGCTGGGCGGCGCCTATGTGGCGGCCGCCTACGCGCTCGGGGGCAGGGTCCCGCGGGGCGCCACGGTCGCCGGTGTGGAGATCGGCGGGATGGACGCGGGCGCGGCCGAGGACGCGCTGCGGACCGGCCTGGCCGACCTGTCGACCTCCGCTGTTCCGGTCGCCGCGGGCGAGAAGAGCGCGACGCTCGACCCGGTGTCGGCTGGGCTGACCCTGGACATCGCGGCCACCGTCGACTCGCTCACCGGAGTCGACCTGTCGCCCGCGCGGATGTGGCAGCACCTGGTGGGGGTTGACGACAAGCAGCCGGTCACGGCGGTCGACGAGTCGGCGTTCGACACGGCGGTCGAGGGCCTGGACGACGCGTTGGCGCTCGCGCCGGTCGACGGCGCGATCGTGTTCGTGGACGGCGACGCCCATGCCACCGACGCGGTCGACGGGCTGTCCCTCGACGTCGACGCCGCCGCGGAGGTCCTGCGCGCAGGATGGCTCACCGCGGACCGCCCGCTCCAGCTGCCCACGACGGTCGTCGCCCCCGACATCACGCAGGAGGAGACGGACACGGCGCTGCAGACCGTCGCCCGGCGCGTGGTGGCGGCGCCGGTGTCGCTCCAGGTCGCGGACCAGGTGGTGAACTTCTCGCCGGACACCCTCGCGGCTGTCTCGACGATGGCGCCCGACGGCTCGTCGCTGACGCTGCAGATGGACGGGGCCGCGCTCGTGGCGGAAGTCCTCGAGCAGACGACGGACCTGCTGACGGAGTCCGCGGACGCGCACTTCGAGTTCGTGAACGGCGCGCCCCAGGTCATCCCGGGGGAGCCCGGGACCACGTTGGACCCGCAGGCGGTCGCCGACGCCGTCGCCGCCGCCGCGGTGGCGGACGTGCGCAGCGCCACGGTCGAGCTCGTCCCGTCCGACCCGGAGCAGTCCACCGCGAAGCTCGAGGCGCTCGGCGTCAAGGAGGTCGTGGCGCAGTTCAGGACGCCGCTGAACTCCGAGCCGAAGCGCACCAAGAACATCACCCTGGGCGCCTCGCGCGTCAACGGCACGGTCGTGCTCCCGGGCGAGGTCTTCAGCCTCGCCGAGACGGTCGGGCCGGTCACCGCCGCCAGCGGCTACATCGCCGCCGGCGTGATCAACAACGGCGAGCACGTCGACGGCATGGGTGGAGGGCTGTCGCAGCTCGCGACGACGACGTTCAACGTCGGCCACGAGGCCGGGTTCGAGGATGTGGAGCACAAGCCGCACTCCGAGTGGATCTCGCGCTACCCGGAGGGCAGGGAGGCCACCCTCTACACCCCGTCTGTGGATATGAAGTGGAAGAACAACACGCCGTACGGCGTCGTCCTCCAGGCATGGATCGCGGACGGGCACGTGAACGTGGCCGCGTGGAGCACGAAGTACTGGACCGTCGAGTCGACGACCAGCGCGCGCTCGAACGTCAAGCCCGCCGGGGTCAGCTACAGCTCGTCGCCGACCTGCCAGCCGCAGTCCGCGGGCAGCGGCGGCTTCTCGGTCACCGTGACCCGCAAGGTGTCGCTCAACGGCGAGGTCAAGAGCACCGAGTCGAAGACGACGACCTACAAGGCGGCGAACAAGATCGTCTGCGGGCCGCCGCCCACGGAGTGACCAGGCGGCCGGCGGCCCACGCCGCCGGCCCCAGGGCTCATCGCGCGCGTGGCCGGCGGGCGGGGGCCGGTGGCACGATCTTCGCGAGCGCGATCTCCCCGGCCGGGACCCGCACGGTGTCGCCGCGGCGGGTCAGCACGCTGACCCCCTCGTCGTCGACGGCGACCAGGTCCCCCAGAACGTCGGTCCACCGCTGCGGGTCGTCGTCGGGGAGGGTGCGCCGCACCACCACGCGCACCCCCGGCGACCAGGCGCGCCATGCCCGCTGGTCCTGGCGGCTCATCGTCGTGCCCCACGTGGCGGACGCCACTTCGTCTCGGTGCTCACCTGGGGGATACTAGGTCGGACGGCGCGCAGGGCGCCGCTCGCCGCATGATCGCCAGAACCGTCGACCCTGCTCGGTCCGTGGAGGACAGCCGTGACGTATGTGATCGCCCAGCCTTGCGTTGACGTCAAGGACAAGGCGTGCATCGAGGAATGTCCCGTGGACTGCATCTACGAGGGCAAGCGGTCGCTGTACATCCACCCCGACGAGTGCGTGGACTGCGGCGCGTGCGAGCCGGTGTGCCCGGTGGAGGCCATCTACTACGAGGACGACGTCCCCGAGCAGTGGTCGGAGTACTACAAGGCGAACGTCGAGTTCTTCGACGACCTCGGCTCGCCAGGTGGCGCCGCCAAGATGGGCGAGATCGACAAGGACCACCCGATCATCGCGACGCTGCCGCTCCAGATCCACACGGACTGACTCGATGGGCCTGGCCACCGGCGCGCTGCCGGACTTCCCCTGGGATGCCCTCGGCCCGTACGCCGCCACCGCCCGCGCGCACCCCGGGGGCATCGTCGACCTCTCGGTCGGCACCCCGGTCGACCCGACGCCGAAGCTCGTGCGCGACGCGTTGGCGGCTGCCTCGGACGCCCCCGGCTACCCGACGACGCATGGCGCCCCCGAGCTCCGGGGCGCCGTCGTCGACTGGTTCGCCCGGCGGAGGGCGGTCCCCGGCCTGGATCCCGCGGGGGTGCTGCCGACGATCGGCTCGAAGGAGCTCGTCGCCTGGCTCCCGGCGCTGCTCGGCCTGGGCGGCGGCGACGTGGTGCTGCACCCGGCCACCGCGTACCCCACGTACGACCTGGGGGCCCGTTTGGCGGGCGCGCGGCCGGTCGCGGCGGACGACGTCGTGGAGCGGCTCGCTCCCGGGGCCCCCGGCGCCGACGACGTGCGCCTGGTGTGGCTGAACTCGCCCGGCAACCCGGACGGCCGGGTGCTCGGTATCGAGGAGCTGGCAGCGGTCGTCTCCGCTGCCCGGGCCGCTCAGGACCGCACGGGCAAGCCGGTCGTGATCGCCTCGGACGAGTGCTACGCCGAGCTCGCGTGGGATGAGCCGTGGGCCTCCGAGGGCGTGCCGAGCATCCTGGACCCGCGCATCGCGGGCGGTGACCTGACGGGCCTGCTGGCGGTGTACTCGCTGTCCAAGCAGTCGAACCTGGCCGGGTACCGCGCGGCGTTCGCGGCTGGGGACCCGGTTCTGGTGGGCCGGTTGCTCGAGCTCCGCAAGCACGCAGGGATGATCGTCCCCGCGCCCGTGCAGGCGGCGATGACGGTCGCGCTGCGGGACGACGAGCACGTCGCCGCGCAGCGCGAGCTGTACCGCGGCCGGCGCGAGGTGCTGCGAGCCGCCCTGGAGCGCTCGGGGCACGTGGTGGACGGCTCGCACGCGGGGCTCTACCTCTGGACGCGGCCGCAAGGGCTGCCGCAGGACTGTTGGGCGACGGTCTCCGGGTTCGCGGAACGCGGGATCCTGGTGGCCCCCGGAGCCTTCTACGGGCCAGCGGCGGCGGGCCATGTCCGGGTCGCCCTCACCGCGACCGACGAGCAGGTCGACGAGGCGGCGCGACGCCTTGTCGCCGGCTGAACGGCCGCCACAAGCGCGCGACACGGCGCGGGAGAGGTCACAAGCGTCCAGGCGGCAAGTGTGACCTACGACTGTGATGGTTCTCACACCAGGGACTAAATGCCCTCTGAGATTGGTCAGCACGCGCGCGCCGCAGGTACCGTCATGGCTGGCCAAAGACGGTCGAACAGCCGGCCCGAGCGGTCGCGATCAACGACGAATCGGTCACGCCCGCCCGGCGTTACCTGTCGTCGCAGGAAGGAACGCCATGCCCGACGCCGGTGCATCTCCCGTCCAGCTGACCGTGGACGGCACGAGCTTTGAGCTTCCCGTGGTTCCCGCGAGCGATGGGAACCCCGGCATCGTGGTCTCCACGCTGCTGCGCGACACCGGGATGGTGACGGTGGACCCGGGGTTCATGAACACCGCGTCCTGCGAGTCCCAGGTGACGTACATCGACGGCGACGCGGGCATCCTGCGCTACCGCGGGTACCCCATCGAGCAGCTGGCCGAGAAGTCCACGTTCCTCGAGGTGGCGTACCTGCTGGTGCACGGCGAGCTGCCGACGCCCACCGAGCTCGAGGCGTTCGTCGAGCGGGTCAACCGCCACACGCTCGTCCACGAGGACTTCCGCACGTTCATGGGGACCTTCCCCCGCAACGCGCACCCCATGGCGGTGATGTCCTCCGCCATCAACGCGCTCGCGACGTTCTACCCGGAGAGCCTCGACCCGTTCGACCCCGAGACGGTCGAGCTGGCCACGGTGCTCATCCTGGCCAAGACGCGCACCATCACGTCCTACCTGCACCGCACCGCACACGGCGAGCCGCTGCTGTACCCGGACTACTCCCGCGGGTACGTCGAGGACTTCCTGCGGATGACGTTCGCCGTGCCGTACCAGCAGTACGAGGCCGACCCGGTGGTGGTCAACGCCCTCGACAAGCTGCTCATCCTGCACGCCGACCACGAGCAGAACTGCTCCACGTCGACGGTCCGGATCGTCGGCTCGAGCCACGCCAACCTGTACGCCTCCGTCGCGGCCGGCATCAACGCGCTCTCCGGCCCGCTGCACGGCGGGGCCAACGAGGCCGTGCTGAAGATGCTCGGCGAGATCCAGGCCAACGGCGGCGACGCCACCGACTTCATGACCCGGGTCAAGAACAAGGAGGACGGCGTCCGCCTGATGGGCTTCGGCCACCGGGTCTACAAGAACTACGACCCTCGCGCGGCGATCGTCAAGCAGAGCGCAGACGCGGTGCTCGCGGCCCTCGGCAAGAACGACGAGCTGCTCGACATCGCGCGCAGCCTCGAGGAGATCGCGCTGAGCGACGAGTACTTCATCTCGCGCAAGCTCTACCCGAACGTGGACTTCTACACCGGTCTGATCTACAAGGCGATGGGCTTCTCGGAGTCGATGTTCACGCCGCTGTTCGCCCTGGGGCGGATGCCCGGCTGGATCGCCCAGTGGCGCGAGATGATGAACGACCCGCAGACGAAGATCGGGCGCCCGCGCCAGATCTACACCGGCGCCACGGTGCGCGACTACGTGGCCCCTGACGCCCGCTGACCTCAGGCGTCGCCGGCGAGGGTCACCCTGACCTCGCCGGCGGGCAGCACCCGGCCTGCCGGCGCCCAAGCGCCCGTGTCACGCGACCAGGTCTCCCCGTCGACAGACACCCGGGTCACCTGCTGCTCGGCCGCCACCGCCACCGACCACTGGGCCACGGCCCACGCGAACCGCTCCTGGTCGCCCGTCACGCCGTGGGCGAGCGGGGTCGTGTCCAGCACTACCGTGGTGATGCCGTCCTCACCCGTGGACGAGGAGGCCGGGAGGGCGCCGTAGTCACGCTCGACGCGGGCGGTGAAGGCCGGCGCCGAGCCCGGCCCGCTGGGCTCGCGCAGCGTGCACGTGAGGGCCCCGGGGGAGAAGCCGGTGAGGGCCGACGCCCACGCCCGGGAGCGGCCCTCGTGCTGGGCGTAGGCGTCCGGGAACCCGGAGCGCTGCACCGCCTGGGCGGCCTCGGTGATGGGCAGCTGCTCGTAGCCCTGCACCTTGACCAGCCCGTCGTAGAAGGCGTTCGTCGAGTAGACGGGGTCCATGATCTGCTCGACGGCGCCCCAGCCCTGCGAGGGCCTCTGCTGGAAGAGCCCGACCGAGTCCCGGTCGCCGTAGTCGATGTTGATCAGGCGGGACTCCTGCAACGCGGTCGCGATGGCGATGGTCACGGCGCGGGCAGGCAGCCCACGGCGGATGGCGGTGGAGGACAGCAGGGCCGCGTTGCCCGCCTGCTCGGGCGACAGGACCCATGACGTGCCGTCGATCTGGACGACGCAGCGCTCAGCGGTGACCTTGGGGGGCTCGGACCGCACGAGCACCAGCACCACGACAACGATCCCCGCCGCCAGCACCGCGAGCAGCACCAGCGCGGCGCCCACCCCCCGGGCGAGGCGCTGACCCCAACGGTGCCGGTGCCGCCGTGCCATGGATCAGTTGGCGTGCAGCGCGGTGTTGAGCCGGACCCCGGCGCCCGTGCGGGCGACGGCCTCGACAGCGCCGGTCAGCGAGTTGCGCCGGAACAGGATGTTGTCGGCCCCCGCCAACTCCCTGGCCTTGACCACCGGAGGCGCGCCGTCCTCGGCGCCGACCAGCACCAGCTTGGTCCCGGCCGTCAGGTACAGGCCTGCCTCGACCACGCAGTCGTCGCCCAGCGGGATGCCGAGCCCGGCATTGGCGCCCAGCAGGGTGCGCCGGCCGATGGACACCGTCTCGCGGCCCCCACCGGACAATGTGCCCATGATCGAGGCGCCGCCGCCGATGTCGCTGCCGTCGCCGACCGTGACCCCCGCGGAGATGCGTCCCTCGACCATGGACGTGCCGAGCGTGCCGGCGTTGAAGTTCACGAAGCCCTCGTGCATCACGGTGGTGCCGGGGGCCAGGTACGCGCCGAGGCGCACGCGGTCGGCGTCGGCGATGCGGACGCCGGGGGGCAGCACGTAGTCGACCATGCGGGGGAACTTGTCGACGCCGTACACGGTGACGGGCACGCCGTGCGCGGCGCGCAGCCGGGCGCGCGTCGACTCGAAGCCCTCCGGAGAGCACGCACCCCGGTCCGTCCAGACGACGTTCGGCAGCACCGCGAAGATGCCGTCCAGGTTCTGCCCGTGCGGCGGCACCAGGCGGTGGGACAGCAGGTGCAGGCGCAGGTAGGCGTCGGCGGTGTCCGCGGGCGGGGCGTCGAGGTCCACGACGGTGCGCACCACCCGGGTGCTGACCCGGCGCGCCGGATCCGCGCCCTCGGCGGCGAGGAGCTCCTCGGGGGCTGCGGCGTCCTCGTCGACCAGGCCCAGGCTCGGGGCCGGGTACCAGACGTCGAGGGTGACGTCGTCATCGGTCACAGTGGACAGGCCGAACCCCCAGGCCGTGCGCGCGCTCATCTCCTCAGCCTAGACGGAGCCTCGCTAGGGTTCGTCTTGTGACCGAGCCCGCGAGCAACCCGTCCACCCCGAGCCAGGCGGCCCCCGACGCCGGCGTCGTCCCCGCCCTTGACCTGCACGGCGATCTCGTCACGCTGACGCGGGCGCTGTGCGATGCCGCCTCGCCGAGCGGGCAGGAGCGACCGCTCGCCGACGCCATCCAGGCGGCGCTGTCGACGGTCCCGCACCTGGAGGTGCTGCGCGACGGCGACGCGGTGGTCGCCCGCACCCGGCT
The sequence above is a segment of the Cellulomonas chengniuliangii genome. Coding sequences within it:
- a CDS encoding flavin reductase family protein, which encodes MTDEDSAVTPVDPVVYRAAIGRLPSGVGVVSLRWRGTDHATTVSSLASVSLEPPMLLFCVHNDSRLRDALDDVDRWAVSVLADTSGPVADWLASPGRPTVGQLARVPHRTAPRSGAAWIDGAAAWLECRTAAIHPAGDHDIVVGTVITAEQGAADAGGLVHLRGRVHGVR
- a CDS encoding VanW family protein, with the translated sequence MDGAALVAEVLEQTTDLLTESADAHFEFVNGAPQVIPGEPGTTLDPQAVADAVAAAAVADVRSATVELVPSDPEQSTAKLEALGVKEVVAQFRTPLNSEPKRTKNITLGASRVNGTVVLPGEVFSLAETVGPVTAASGYIAAGVINNGEHVDGMGGGLSQLATTTFNVGHEAGFEDVEHKPHSEWISRYPEGREATLYTPSVDMKWKNNTPYGVVLQAWIADGHVNVAAWSTKYWTVESTTSARSNVKPAGVSYSSSPTCQPQSAGSGGFSVTVTRKVSLNGEVKSTESKTTTYKAANKIVCGPPPTE
- the fdxA gene encoding ferredoxin; its protein translation is MTYVIAQPCVDVKDKACIEECPVDCIYEGKRSLYIHPDECVDCGACEPVCPVEAIYYEDDVPEQWSEYYKANVEFFDDLGSPGGAAKMGEIDKDHPIIATLPLQIHTD
- the dapC gene encoding succinyldiaminopimelate transaminase, coding for MGLATGALPDFPWDALGPYAATARAHPGGIVDLSVGTPVDPTPKLVRDALAAASDAPGYPTTHGAPELRGAVVDWFARRRAVPGLDPAGVLPTIGSKELVAWLPALLGLGGGDVVLHPATAYPTYDLGARLAGARPVAADDVVERLAPGAPGADDVRLVWLNSPGNPDGRVLGIEELAAVVSAARAAQDRTGKPVVIASDECYAELAWDEPWASEGVPSILDPRIAGGDLTGLLAVYSLSKQSNLAGYRAAFAAGDPVLVGRLLELRKHAGMIVPAPVQAAMTVALRDDEHVAAQRELYRGRREVLRAALERSGHVVDGSHAGLYLWTRPQGLPQDCWATVSGFAERGILVAPGAFYGPAAAGHVRVALTATDEQVDEAARRLVAG
- a CDS encoding citrate synthase, which encodes MPDAGASPVQLTVDGTSFELPVVPASDGNPGIVVSTLLRDTGMVTVDPGFMNTASCESQVTYIDGDAGILRYRGYPIEQLAEKSTFLEVAYLLVHGELPTPTELEAFVERVNRHTLVHEDFRTFMGTFPRNAHPMAVMSSAINALATFYPESLDPFDPETVELATVLILAKTRTITSYLHRTAHGEPLLYPDYSRGYVEDFLRMTFAVPYQQYEADPVVVNALDKLLILHADHEQNCSTSTVRIVGSSHANLYASVAAGINALSGPLHGGANEAVLKMLGEIQANGGDATDFMTRVKNKEDGVRLMGFGHRVYKNYDPRAAIVKQSADAVLAALGKNDELLDIARSLEEIALSDEYFISRKLYPNVDFYTGLIYKAMGFSESMFTPLFALGRMPGWIAQWREMMNDPQTKIGRPRQIYTGATVRDYVAPDAR
- the dapD gene encoding 2,3,4,5-tetrahydropyridine-2,6-dicarboxylate N-succinyltransferase — translated: MSARTAWGFGLSTVTDDDVTLDVWYPAPSLGLVDEDAAAPEELLAAEGADPARRVSTRVVRTVVDLDAPPADTADAYLRLHLLSHRLVPPHGQNLDGIFAVLPNVVWTDRGACSPEGFESTRARLRAAHGVPVTVYGVDKFPRMVDYVLPPGVRIADADRVRLGAYLAPGTTVMHEGFVNFNAGTLGTSMVEGRISAGVTVGDGSDIGGGASIMGTLSGGGRETVSIGRRTLLGANAGLGIPLGDDCVVEAGLYLTAGTKLVLVGAEDGAPPVVKARELAGADNILFRRNSLTGAVEAVARTGAGVRLNTALHAN